The Pogona vitticeps strain Pit_001003342236 chromosome 3, PviZW2.1, whole genome shotgun sequence genome includes a window with the following:
- the CNGA3 gene encoding cyclic nucleotide-gated channel alpha-3 isoform X1: MAKVDTYHSCPAAHGLSLKTVDDDPNNLENGFIRTHSLGEEDTSSELQRVISMETGGMSESRRSSFTGSGAMARLSWFILSLRSWTRRHLHHEDQRPDSFLERIRGPELRDFSSTDSTPELNYEEANGLKNQWALARFNINYSNNTNEEKKEEKKEIKEEKKEEEKKEEKKEEKKEEKKEEKKEEKKEEKKDDKKDDKKKEEEKKKEVFVMDPSTNMYYRWLSIIAAPVFYNWCMLICRACFDELQMKHLTLWLILDYTSDAIYVMDTFVRFRTGFLEQGLLVRDAKKLRDNYKATQQFKLDLLSLFPTDLGYLKFGLNYPELRFNRLFRFARLFEFFDRTETRTNYPNMFRIGNLVLYILIIIHWNACIFFAISKQIGFGTDTWVYPNISHPEYGRLSRKYIYSLYWSTLTLTTIGETPPPVKDIEYLFVVIDFLVGVLIFATIVGNVGSMISNMNASRAEFQAKVDSIKQYLHFRKVTKDLEARVIKWFDYLWTNKKTVEEKEVLKYLPDKLKAEIAINVHLDTLRKVRIFQDCEAGLLIELVLKLRPTVFSPGDYICKKGDIGREMYIIKEGKLAVVADDGVTQFVVLSDGSYFGEISILNIKGSKSGNRRTANIRSIGYSDLFCLSKDDLMEALTEYPDAKKALEEKGRQILLKDNLIDEEAAKAGADPKDLEEKIEKLESSLDILQTRFARLLAEYTSSQSKVKQRLVKVETKVKKYGSGTLSDAGDEAEKPAEEKKN; the protein is encoded by the exons ATGGCTAAAGTTGACACCTATCACTCTTGCCCAGCTGCCCATGGATTGTCTTTGAAAACTGTTGATGATGACCCTAACAATTTGGAAAATGGATTTATCAG GACTCACTCACTGGGTGAGGAAGACACATCTTCAGAACTGCAGAGGGTCATTTCCATGGAGACAGGTGGCATGTCTGAATCTCGAAGGAGCTCATTCACAGGCAGTGGAGCAATGGCTAG aTTATCATGGTTCATCTTATCCCTGAGGTCTTGGACTAGGAGGCACCTGCATCATGAAGACCAGAGGCCAGATTCTTTTCTTGAGCGCATCCGAGGGCCAGAGCTTAGAGATTTCTCAAGTACAGACAGCACCCCCGAATTAAACTATGAAGAAGCAAATGGCTTGAAAAA TCAATGGGCTCTGGCCAGATTTAACATCAACTACTCCAACAACACCAATGAAGA aaaaaaggaagaaaagaaagagattaaggaggaaaaaaaggaggaggaaaagaaagaggagaaaaaagaggaaaagaaagaggaaaaaaaggaggaaaagaaagaggaaaagaaagaggagaaaaaagatgacaaaaaagatgataaaaagaaggaagaaga gaagaaaaaagaagtcttTGTGATGGACCCTTCGACCAACATGTACTATAGGTGGTTGTCTATCATTGCAGCACCCGTGTTCTATAACTGGTGTATGTTAATATGTAG AGCCTGTTTTGATGAGCTCCAAATGAAGCACCTTACACTCTGGCTAATTTTGGATTATACCTCTGATGCCATCTATGTCATGGACACGTTTGTCAGATTCAGGACAG GTTTCCTTGAGCAAGGACTGCTTGTTCGAGATGCAAAGAAATTGAGAGACAATTACAAAGCCACACAACAGTTCAAGCTGGACCTGCTGTCTCTTTTCCCGACGGATCTGGGTTATTTGAAGTTTGGATTGAACTATCCCGAACTACGATTTAATCGATTGTTCAGGTTTGCCAGGCTATTTGAGTTTTTTGACCGTACAGAAACAAGAACAAACTACCCAAATATGTTCCGTATTGGGAACCTTGTCTTGTACATTCTCATCATTATCCACTGGAATGCGTGCATATTTTTTGCCATTTCAAAGCAAATTGGATTTGGAACAGATACCTGGGTCTATCCCAACATATCCCACCCAGAGTATGGTCGTCTGTCCAGAAAATATATTTACAGTTTGTATTGGTCGACCTTGACCCTAACAACCATTGGTGAAACTCCACCTCCAGTGAAAGATATAGAGTATCTATTTGTGGTCATAGACTTTCTGGTAGGTGTACTTATCTTTGCTACCATTGTTGGTAATGTGGGCTCTATGATTTCTAACATGAATGCCTCCAGGGCAGAGTTCCAAGCTAAGGTTGATTCTATCAAACAGTACTTGCATTTCCGAAAGGTCACAAAAGACTTGGAAGCTAGGGTCATTAAGTGGTTTGATTACCTGTGGACCAACAAGAAAACTGTGGAAGAGAAGGAAGTTCTCAAGTACCTTCCTGATAAACTGAAGGCTGAAATTGCCATAAATGTACACTTGGACACTCTAAGGAAAGTCCGTATCTTCCAAGATTGTGAAGCTGGGCTACTTATTGAGCTGGTGTTGAAGCTAAGACCAACCGTCTTCAGTCCTGGTGATTATATCTGCAAGAAAGGCGATATTGGAAGGGAAATGTATATTATAAAAGAAGGGAAATTAGCTGTGGTGGCAGATGATGGTGTGACACAGTTTGTGGTCCTAAGTGATGGCAGTTACTTTGGTGAAATCAGCATCTTAAACATCAAAGGCAGCAAATCCGGTAACAGAAGGACAGCCAACATCAGAAGCATAGGTTATTCTGATCTGTTTTGTTTGTCTAAGGATGACCTAATGGAAGCGCTCACAGAGTACCCTGATGCCAAAAAGGCACTGGAAGAAAAAGGACGGCAGATTTTACTGAAAGACAATTTAATTGATGAAGAGGCAGCAAAAGCAGGAGCTGACCCCAAAGACTTGGAAGAAAAAATAGAGAAACTCGAATCGTCCCTGGACATTCTCCAGACCAGATTTGCTAGACTCCTGGCAGAATACACATCATCCCAGTCCAAAGTCAAGCAGAGACTTGTAAAAGTGGAGACCAAAGTGAAAAAATATGGAAGTGGTACTTTGTCAGATGCAGGGGACGAAGCTGAGAAAccagcagaagagaaaaagaactgA
- the CNGA3 gene encoding cyclic nucleotide-gated channel alpha-3 isoform X2 — protein sequence MAKVDTYHSCPAAHGLSLKTVDDDPNNLENGFIRTHSLGEEDTSSELQRVISMETGGMSESRRSSFTGSGAMARLSWFILSLRSWTRRHLHHEDQRPDSFLERIRGPELRDFSSTDSTPELNYEEANGLKKKKEEKKEIKEEKKEEEKKEEKKEEKKEEKKEEKKEEKKEEKKDDKKDDKKKEEEKKKEVFVMDPSTNMYYRWLSIIAAPVFYNWCMLICRACFDELQMKHLTLWLILDYTSDAIYVMDTFVRFRTGFLEQGLLVRDAKKLRDNYKATQQFKLDLLSLFPTDLGYLKFGLNYPELRFNRLFRFARLFEFFDRTETRTNYPNMFRIGNLVLYILIIIHWNACIFFAISKQIGFGTDTWVYPNISHPEYGRLSRKYIYSLYWSTLTLTTIGETPPPVKDIEYLFVVIDFLVGVLIFATIVGNVGSMISNMNASRAEFQAKVDSIKQYLHFRKVTKDLEARVIKWFDYLWTNKKTVEEKEVLKYLPDKLKAEIAINVHLDTLRKVRIFQDCEAGLLIELVLKLRPTVFSPGDYICKKGDIGREMYIIKEGKLAVVADDGVTQFVVLSDGSYFGEISILNIKGSKSGNRRTANIRSIGYSDLFCLSKDDLMEALTEYPDAKKALEEKGRQILLKDNLIDEEAAKAGADPKDLEEKIEKLESSLDILQTRFARLLAEYTSSQSKVKQRLVKVETKVKKYGSGTLSDAGDEAEKPAEEKKN from the exons ATGGCTAAAGTTGACACCTATCACTCTTGCCCAGCTGCCCATGGATTGTCTTTGAAAACTGTTGATGATGACCCTAACAATTTGGAAAATGGATTTATCAG GACTCACTCACTGGGTGAGGAAGACACATCTTCAGAACTGCAGAGGGTCATTTCCATGGAGACAGGTGGCATGTCTGAATCTCGAAGGAGCTCATTCACAGGCAGTGGAGCAATGGCTAG aTTATCATGGTTCATCTTATCCCTGAGGTCTTGGACTAGGAGGCACCTGCATCATGAAGACCAGAGGCCAGATTCTTTTCTTGAGCGCATCCGAGGGCCAGAGCTTAGAGATTTCTCAAGTACAGACAGCACCCCCGAATTAAACTATGAAGAAGCAAATGGCTTGAAAAA aaaaaaggaagaaaagaaagagattaaggaggaaaaaaaggaggaggaaaagaaagaggagaaaaaagaggaaaagaaagaggaaaaaaaggaggaaaagaaagaggaaaagaaagaggagaaaaaagatgacaaaaaagatgataaaaagaaggaagaaga gaagaaaaaagaagtcttTGTGATGGACCCTTCGACCAACATGTACTATAGGTGGTTGTCTATCATTGCAGCACCCGTGTTCTATAACTGGTGTATGTTAATATGTAG AGCCTGTTTTGATGAGCTCCAAATGAAGCACCTTACACTCTGGCTAATTTTGGATTATACCTCTGATGCCATCTATGTCATGGACACGTTTGTCAGATTCAGGACAG GTTTCCTTGAGCAAGGACTGCTTGTTCGAGATGCAAAGAAATTGAGAGACAATTACAAAGCCACACAACAGTTCAAGCTGGACCTGCTGTCTCTTTTCCCGACGGATCTGGGTTATTTGAAGTTTGGATTGAACTATCCCGAACTACGATTTAATCGATTGTTCAGGTTTGCCAGGCTATTTGAGTTTTTTGACCGTACAGAAACAAGAACAAACTACCCAAATATGTTCCGTATTGGGAACCTTGTCTTGTACATTCTCATCATTATCCACTGGAATGCGTGCATATTTTTTGCCATTTCAAAGCAAATTGGATTTGGAACAGATACCTGGGTCTATCCCAACATATCCCACCCAGAGTATGGTCGTCTGTCCAGAAAATATATTTACAGTTTGTATTGGTCGACCTTGACCCTAACAACCATTGGTGAAACTCCACCTCCAGTGAAAGATATAGAGTATCTATTTGTGGTCATAGACTTTCTGGTAGGTGTACTTATCTTTGCTACCATTGTTGGTAATGTGGGCTCTATGATTTCTAACATGAATGCCTCCAGGGCAGAGTTCCAAGCTAAGGTTGATTCTATCAAACAGTACTTGCATTTCCGAAAGGTCACAAAAGACTTGGAAGCTAGGGTCATTAAGTGGTTTGATTACCTGTGGACCAACAAGAAAACTGTGGAAGAGAAGGAAGTTCTCAAGTACCTTCCTGATAAACTGAAGGCTGAAATTGCCATAAATGTACACTTGGACACTCTAAGGAAAGTCCGTATCTTCCAAGATTGTGAAGCTGGGCTACTTATTGAGCTGGTGTTGAAGCTAAGACCAACCGTCTTCAGTCCTGGTGATTATATCTGCAAGAAAGGCGATATTGGAAGGGAAATGTATATTATAAAAGAAGGGAAATTAGCTGTGGTGGCAGATGATGGTGTGACACAGTTTGTGGTCCTAAGTGATGGCAGTTACTTTGGTGAAATCAGCATCTTAAACATCAAAGGCAGCAAATCCGGTAACAGAAGGACAGCCAACATCAGAAGCATAGGTTATTCTGATCTGTTTTGTTTGTCTAAGGATGACCTAATGGAAGCGCTCACAGAGTACCCTGATGCCAAAAAGGCACTGGAAGAAAAAGGACGGCAGATTTTACTGAAAGACAATTTAATTGATGAAGAGGCAGCAAAAGCAGGAGCTGACCCCAAAGACTTGGAAGAAAAAATAGAGAAACTCGAATCGTCCCTGGACATTCTCCAGACCAGATTTGCTAGACTCCTGGCAGAATACACATCATCCCAGTCCAAAGTCAAGCAGAGACTTGTAAAAGTGGAGACCAAAGTGAAAAAATATGGAAGTGGTACTTTGTCAGATGCAGGGGACGAAGCTGAGAAAccagcagaagagaaaaagaactgA